The window TCCGATGCTCGAGGTTGTTTCTGCAGACGTTCTGGATCTGGGTTCTCTGGCAAAGGCGGCATCGGGATGCAGCGCCACCTATTACCTGGTGCACTCCATGAACGCCCAGGGAAAGCGCTTTGCCGACGCGGACCGCATTTCCGCAAAAAACATGGCAGCGGCCGCCTCTGCTGCCGGGCACGAGCGGATCATTTACCTGAGCGGGCTGGGGGAGCCGAACAATCCCCACCTCAGTCCGCACCTGCGTTCCCGGCACGAAGTGGGCGACATTCTCCGGGCGGGAGATGTGCCCTGTACCGTCTTGAAAGCCGCCATGATCCTGGGTGCCGGAAGCGCTTCCTTCGAAATCCTGCGCTATCTGGTCGAGCGCCTGCCGGTCATGATCACGCCATCCTGGGTTTCCACCCCATGCCAGCCCATCGCCATCGGAAACGTGCTGCACTATCTGGCCGAATGTCTGGAAAAGCCGGAGACATCGGGACGTGTTTTCGATATTGGCGGCCCCGACATCCTGACCTACCGGGATATCATCCACATTTATGCAGCCGAAGCCGGTCTCCCAAAACGATGGATCATTCCCGTCCCACTGGTCACGCCGAAGCTGAGCGCATACTGGATTCACCTGGTCACCCCCATTCCATCGAGCATTGCCATTCCGCTCACCGAAGGGCTGAGTGTACCGGTCATCTGCAGGGAAAATGCCATTCGGGACATCATCCCCCAGCGGCTCATCGACTGCCGGGAGAGCATCCGCACGGCCATCCAGGATATCCTGTCCCATCAGGTCGATTCGTGCTGGTTCGATGCGGGTTTGGAGCGGCCTCCGGAATGGGTCCATTGCGGGGATGCCGATTATGCCGGCGGCACGCTTCTCGAATGCCGGGTTTCCACCATCATTGAGGCCACGGCACCAGATATCTGGCCTTTCATTGAACGGATCGGCGGAGAAACCGGCTGGTATTTCGGCAACGTCTTATGGAAACTTCGGGGATTGCTGGATCGGCTGCTCGGCGGCATCGGGATGCGCATCGGCAGAAAAGATCCGCAAATGCTTTCGGTCGGGGATCCGCTTGATTTCTGGCGCGTGATTCAACTGCAGGCGCCGAACAGGCTTGTGTTGCAGGCCGAAATGAAGATGCCTGGAGAGGCCGTGCTCGACATCCGGATCGCGCCCGTGGATGACCGCCGGATCCAACTGAGCCTGTTCTCCCGCTTTCTGCCCAGAGGGCTTTGGGGCAATATATACTGGTATCTTCTGTATCCGGTCCATGCCTGGATTTTTCTGGGCATGCTGCGGGCCATAGCGGAAGCGACGGGCAGACCGATCGTAGAAGCGCCAAAGTTGAACATGCCCTAAAGAAGGATGCAGCGCAATCCCGCGATGCGCGGGATATCCGAACTATTTA of the Desulfatirhabdium butyrativorans DSM 18734 genome contains:
- a CDS encoding SDR family oxidoreductase; this encodes MIEKPILVCGATGYVGGRLIPLLLQKGYRVRAAARSVDKVRARPWGRHPMLEVVSADVLDLGSLAKAASGCSATYYLVHSMNAQGKRFADADRISAKNMAAAASAAGHERIIYLSGLGEPNNPHLSPHLRSRHEVGDILRAGDVPCTVLKAAMILGAGSASFEILRYLVERLPVMITPSWVSTPCQPIAIGNVLHYLAECLEKPETSGRVFDIGGPDILTYRDIIHIYAAEAGLPKRWIIPVPLVTPKLSAYWIHLVTPIPSSIAIPLTEGLSVPVICRENAIRDIIPQRLIDCRESIRTAIQDILSHQVDSCWFDAGLERPPEWVHCGDADYAGGTLLECRVSTIIEATAPDIWPFIERIGGETGWYFGNVLWKLRGLLDRLLGGIGMRIGRKDPQMLSVGDPLDFWRVIQLQAPNRLVLQAEMKMPGEAVLDIRIAPVDDRRIQLSLFSRFLPRGLWGNIYWYLLYPVHAWIFLGMLRAIAEATGRPIVEAPKLNMP